The Bacteroidota bacterium genome includes a window with the following:
- a CDS encoding NAD(P)H-hydrate dehydratase yields MKILGTKQTRDADKFTIENEPIKSIDLMERAATKCTEWIVKRFDNQNRIKIFAGSGNNGGDGLVIARQLDALNYHVELFFIKFSDHISEDCSVNLSRLREQTNINIDEIEENSELPQILDSDILIDAIFGSGLSKSIEDFPANVVTHLNKTKAIIISIDIPSGLFGEDNSENYFKNIIEADYTLTFESPKLSFLFSENERYVGEWEVLPIGLSKEYISQIDTEFSLISKEQIKPKIKRRKTFAHKGHFGHALLIAGGYGKIGAAVLAAKGCLRAGAGLLTTHIPRYGYEILQTSVPESMLSVDKYDKVISKVSIIDNFTTIGIGPGIGRSRNTQIAIRELIEQAKVPMVIDADAINIISDNKDLLEKIPEESIFTPHPKEFERIAGTAYDNYSRIQLQKEFAQKQKVYVVLKGAYTSVACPDGSCFFNPTGNPGMATGGSGDVLTGIILSLLAQRYSSKDAALIGVFLHGLAGDFATSQHGQEAVIASDIIDNLGKAFQEIKK; encoded by the coding sequence CCAGAGATGCCGACAAATTTACAATAGAAAACGAACCTATCAAATCGATTGATTTGATGGAAAGGGCGGCTACAAAATGCACAGAATGGATAGTTAAAAGATTTGATAATCAAAATCGGATAAAGATTTTTGCGGGTAGCGGAAACAATGGAGGAGACGGGCTGGTAATTGCCAGGCAATTAGATGCTTTGAATTATCATGTAGAATTATTTTTTATTAAATTTTCGGACCATATTTCTGAAGATTGTTCAGTAAACCTCTCAAGGCTTAGAGAACAAACAAATATAAATATTGATGAAATAGAGGAGAATTCTGAATTGCCGCAAATTCTTGATTCCGACATATTAATTGATGCAATCTTTGGTTCAGGATTATCCAAATCTATTGAAGATTTTCCTGCAAATGTTGTAACGCATTTAAACAAAACCAAAGCAATAATTATTTCTATTGACATCCCATCAGGTTTGTTTGGCGAAGACAATTCCGAAAACTACTTTAAAAATATTATTGAAGCAGATTACACACTAACTTTCGAAAGTCCAAAACTATCGTTTCTTTTCTCCGAAAACGAAAGATATGTTGGAGAATGGGAGGTTTTACCAATAGGTTTGAGCAAAGAATATATTTCGCAAATCGACACAGAATTTTCGTTAATATCAAAAGAGCAGATAAAACCAAAAATTAAAAGAAGAAAAACATTTGCTCACAAAGGACATTTTGGCCATGCACTTCTCATTGCCGGTGGCTACGGAAAAATTGGAGCTGCTGTTTTAGCTGCCAAAGGATGTTTGCGTGCAGGAGCAGGATTGTTGACCACTCATATCCCTCGCTATGGCTACGAGATACTTCAAACTTCAGTTCCGGAATCTATGCTTAGCGTTGACAAATACGATAAAGTAATTTCAAAAGTTAGCATAATCGACAATTTTACAACCATTGGAATTGGACCAGGAATTGGCAGGTCCAGAAATACGCAAATAGCAATAAGAGAACTTATTGAGCAAGCTAAAGTCCCTATGGTAATAGATGCAGATGCAATAAATATTATTTCTGACAATAAAGACCTTCTTGAAAAAATACCAGAGGAAAGTATTTTCACACCACACCCAAAAGAATTTGAAAGAATTGCTGGCACGGCTTACGATAATTATTCCAGAATTCAACTTCAAAAAGAATTTGCTCAGAAACAAAAAGTTTATGTAGTACTTAAAGGTGCATACACTTCTGTTGCCTGCCCCGATGGTTCCTGTTTTTTCAATCCTACCGGAAATCCGGGAATGGCTACCGGCGGTAGTGGCGATGTGCTGACTGGAATAATATTATCGCTACTTGCTCAACGATATTCTTCGAAAGATGCTGCACTAATCGGTGTCTTTCTTCACGGATTAGCCGGAGATTTTGCTACCAGCCAGCATGGACAGGAAGCAGTTATTGCCAGTGATATTATCGATAATTTGGGCAAAGCTTTTCAAGAAATAAAAAAATAA